In Chitinophagales bacterium, a single genomic region encodes these proteins:
- a CDS encoding PorT family protein produces the protein MKKLIGLCFVLVTFSVFAQDTTATDLKEHTKKELRKKREEQLQRMKLPKDRIAIDFLGTNWFHQVGNGFNTKWYSRGINVYFYYDLRIKKSRVSFAPGIGYGAVNIYHRSEMVSDSTGISFQPMDATKLDKIKVNKVTLQYIDIPLELRIRSNPDKSDNFWKVAIGFKAGIRVDSHTKQTIKETSGTKVYVERRFPDFNLFRAGPTLRIGYSVFNLTAYYGVVDVFKQGRGPKAHEFSVGISFNGL, from the coding sequence ATGAAGAAACTTATCGGCTTGTGTTTTGTATTAGTAACTTTTTCGGTTTTTGCACAAGATACAACAGCTACCGATTTAAAGGAGCACACTAAAAAAGAGTTGCGTAAAAAGCGTGAAGAGCAACTCCAACGCATGAAACTGCCTAAAGACCGTATTGCCATAGACTTTTTGGGAACTAACTGGTTTCACCAAGTAGGTAATGGATTTAATACAAAATGGTATTCGCGGGGCATAAATGTGTATTTTTACTACGATTTAAGAATTAAGAAATCGCGCGTAAGTTTTGCACCCGGTATTGGTTATGGAGCCGTTAATATTTACCATCGCAGCGAAATGGTTTCCGATAGCACCGGTATTAGCTTTCAGCCAATGGATGCCACTAAGTTAGATAAGATTAAAGTAAATAAAGTTACACTACAATATATTGATATTCCGCTGGAATTGCGCATAAGAAGCAATCCCGATAAATCAGATAATTTTTGGAAAGTTGCTATTGGTTTTAAAGCGGGTATAAGAGTAGATTCGCATACCAAGCAAACTATTAAAGAAACTAGTGGAACTAAGGTTTATGTAGAGCGTAGATTCCCCGACTTTAACCTGTTTCGCGCAGGGCCAACTTTAAGAATTGGATACAGCGTGTTTAATCTTACTGCTTATTACGGAGTGGTAGATGTATTTAAACAAGGACGCGGTCCTAAAGCACATGAGTTTTCGGTGGGAATTTCATTTAACGGGCTATAA
- a CDS encoding peptidylprolyl isomerase has protein sequence MVKQLALLILFCCVYQVQAQLIADKVVAVVGDNPILLSDIEMQYVQAKAQTESPLSEHFKCEVFDRLMLEKLFLAQAKLDSITTSPDEVEAELDRRIRYFTSVFGSKEKLEEYYGKTLNELKDDFRTDIENQLVSDKMRGKALGNLKVSPAEVKAYFSGIPKDSIPYFNSEVELSQIVMYPTINETQKEIAKTKLEKIRKDIVDGSDFSLQAILYSEDPGSSSEGGDLGYIERGELVPEFEAVAYRLQEKELSEVVETPFGFHIITVDEKRGERLKMRHILVKPKLTQADYVACKSTMDSIKHQLDVDSMTFKEAVGKFSMDEHSKAVGGLISNSKNGTTYFEKSDIEGNLIFALDKIKVGEYTDVLPFGGMERTGEQKQGYRIVLLKSETKPHKASLDMDYPKIQAAAKNAKTQRELERWVKLYKDKTFIRIEEDYMFCNEAQKWLRKSD, from the coding sequence ATGGTTAAACAACTGGCGCTACTTATTTTATTTTGTTGTGTATATCAAGTGCAAGCTCAACTAATTGCCGATAAGGTAGTTGCTGTAGTTGGCGATAATCCAATTTTGTTATCGGATATAGAAATGCAATATGTGCAAGCAAAAGCACAAACCGAAAGCCCACTATCGGAGCATTTTAAGTGCGAAGTATTTGATAGGCTTATGTTGGAAAAGCTTTTTTTGGCACAAGCAAAGTTAGATAGTATTACCACCAGCCCCGATGAAGTAGAAGCAGAGTTAGATAGAAGAATACGGTACTTTACCTCAGTTTTTGGTTCAAAAGAGAAATTAGAAGAGTACTATGGCAAAACTTTAAACGAACTGAAAGACGATTTTAGAACCGATATAGAAAACCAATTAGTTTCCGATAAAATGCGTGGAAAAGCTTTAGGAAATTTAAAGGTTTCACCTGCAGAAGTAAAAGCATATTTTAGTGGTATTCCTAAAGACAGTATTCCATATTTTAATTCGGAAGTTGAGCTGTCGCAAATTGTAATGTACCCAACCATAAACGAAACGCAGAAGGAAATTGCCAAAACTAAATTGGAAAAAATAAGGAAAGATATTGTGGATGGTTCCGATTTTTCGCTGCAAGCAATTCTTTATTCCGAAGATCCGGGCAGCAGCAGCGAAGGTGGTGATTTGGGTTATATAGAGCGTGGCGAATTAGTGCCGGAGTTCGAGGCAGTAGCTTATCGCTTGCAAGAAAAAGAACTTAGTGAAGTGGTTGAAACTCCTTTTGGATTTCACATTATTACCGTTGATGAAAAGCGTGGAGAACGCTTAAAGATGCGCCACATTTTGGTGAAACCCAAATTGACACAGGCCGATTATGTGGCGTGCAAAAGTACAATGGATAGCATTAAACATCAATTAGATGTAGATTCTATGACTTTCAAAGAAGCTGTGGGCAAGTTTTCAATGGATGAACATTCTAAAGCAGTTGGAGGTTTAATTTCCAATAGTAAAAATGGAACCACTTATTTTGAGAAAAGTGATATAGAGGGCAACCTTATTTTTGCCTTAGATAAAATTAAAGTTGGTGAATATACCGATGTGCTTCCTTTTGGCGGTATGGAGCGCACCGGAGAGCAAAAGCAAGGTTATAGAATTGTACTCTTAAAAAGCGAAACCAAGCCACACAAAGCCAGCTTAGATATGGATTATCCTAAAATTCAGGCAGCGGCAAAAAATGCAAAAACACAACGCGAACTAGAGCGCTGGGTGAAACTCTATAAAGACAAAACATTTATTCGCATAGAAGAGGATTATATGTTTTGTAACGAAGCCCAGAAGTGGCTCAGAAAATCAGATTAA
- the xerD gene encoding site-specific tyrosine recombinase XerD — protein sequence MSWQPYLHGFESFLRLEKSLSDNSIKAYLSDVQKLENFLTTNNHNLAPSDVQLLQLQHFLKELNELGFDAHSQARIISGLRTFWKYLLLENISSTNPAELLQLPKLSRKLPHTLSVHETIAIIESIDMSKPEGQRNRAMLEVLYSCGLRVSELVNLQISNLYLASGFVKVTGKGDKERIVPIGNEAAKQLSNYLDFVRNNISIQKGEEDIVFLNKRGKRLSRIMIFYIIKAQAALVGIEKEISPHTFRHSFATHLIEGGADLRTVQEMLGHASITTTEIYTHLDRDYLRSVIMQFHPRYKS from the coding sequence GTGAGCTGGCAACCTTATTTACATGGTTTTGAATCTTTTTTACGCTTAGAAAAATCGCTTTCAGACAATTCAATTAAAGCATACTTGAGCGATGTTCAAAAGCTTGAGAATTTTCTTACCACAAACAATCACAACCTTGCGCCAAGCGATGTTCAACTTTTGCAATTACAGCATTTTCTAAAGGAACTGAACGAACTTGGCTTTGATGCCCACTCACAAGCTCGTATTATATCCGGCCTTCGCACTTTTTGGAAATACCTGCTGCTTGAAAACATAAGCAGCACCAATCCTGCAGAACTTTTACAACTACCCAAACTATCGCGCAAGCTCCCACATACACTTTCGGTACACGAAACCATAGCCATAATTGAAAGCATAGATATGAGTAAACCCGAAGGGCAACGCAACCGTGCCATGCTGGAAGTGCTATATAGTTGTGGCTTGCGCGTAAGTGAGTTGGTAAACCTCCAAATTTCCAATCTGTATTTGGCAAGTGGCTTTGTAAAAGTTACCGGAAAAGGCGATAAAGAGCGCATTGTACCAATTGGCAACGAAGCCGCAAAGCAACTCAGTAATTACTTAGATTTTGTACGTAATAACATAAGCATTCAAAAGGGCGAAGAAGATATTGTATTCTTAAACAAACGAGGCAAACGGCTTTCGCGCATCATGATATTTTATATCATAAAAGCACAAGCTGCTTTAGTTGGAATTGAGAAAGAAATTTCACCACACACATTCCGGCATTCTTTTGCCACACACTTAATTGAAGGAGGTGCAGATTTACGCACGGTTCAAGAAATGTTGGGTCATGCATCTATTACCACCACCGAAATTTACACGCATTTAGACCGCGATTACCTGCGCAGTGTAATCATGCAATTTCACCCACGCTATAAAAGTTAA